DNA sequence from the Candidatus Nanopelagicales bacterium genome:
GCGCTCGCCCTGGGCCTCGGCCAGGTAGTTGGCGAAGTAGAAGACGTCGGCCGGACCGAACACGTCCAGGCCCTGCACGCCGTCGAAGATGGCGAGCACCACCGTGCGGCTGCGCATCCGGCCATGCTTCCTCTGCGGTCCCGCGGCGTCAACGACACCGACCTGGCGTTCTGCGCCACCGGCATCGAGGGTCGCTGGCGCGAATGGTCAGCCATCGGGCCTCGACGCCCGGTCCCCGGTCCCGAATCCTGAGTGGCACGAAACGACAAGTACTGCCTGATCACGTCACGGGCAGGACGGGACGGAGATGACCATGACCACCACCCTCACGACCGGACTGGAGCGACCGCGCACGTCGGCACGGTCCGGCGGCATCGCCGCGATCGGACAGGCCGGGTGCTTCGTCGTCGGGCTGGCACTGTTCGGCGGCGTCGTCGCCCCCTCGGGGTTCGGCGACCTCACGACCGACCCGGCGGAGCAGGTCGCCTACCTGGTCGACCACCAGGGCCTGCTGGCCGTCGGGTACGCCGTGATCTACCTGCTCTTCGGTGCACTGCTCGTCGTCCAGGCGCTCGCCCTGCACGGACTGCTGGTGACCCGGGCACCGCTCCTCGCCCGTGTCGCCACGGCCTTCGCCGTGGTCTGGGCCGCACTCATGTTCGCCGCCGGGATGACGGCGATCGTCGGTGCCGACATGGTGGCGACGCTCTCCGGGTCCGACCCCGGGCTCGCCTCGTCACTGCTGCTCTCCCTCCAGATGGTGACCGAGGGCACGGGCGGCGGCATCGAACTGGTGGGCGGGCTGTGGCTGCTCCTCGTGAGTGTCGCTGCGACGCGCGCCGGCCTGCTGCCCCGGTGGCTGAACGCGCTCGGGATCGTCGCGGGGGTGGCCGGAGTGGCGAGCACGGTCCTCGCGGTCGGCGACGTGGCGATCGCGGTCTTCGTGACGGCCGCCGTCACCTGGTACGTGGGGGTCGGCGGTGCGCTCCTGCGCGGGCGGGTGCGCGCGGCCGCCTGACCCGGTCCGGGCCGGGCGCGGATCAGCTCGGCCCGGACCGCGAACCCGGGTCGGCGGCCTCGAGGTTCGCCTTGATGGCCGCCACCTCGTGTCGCACGCCGGCGCGCATCCGCCTGCGCATCAGGGGCTCGAGCAGTCGGAGCGGACCGCTGATGCTGACCTCCCCGGACAGCGTGAGGCTGCTGGCGCCCGCTCGGGGCTCGACGACCAGGAGCCCGTCGTACGCGACGCCGGGGAGGTCGCCCGGAAGGTCAGTCTCCGACCGGGTGACAGGGTCGTGATCGCGCACGTGGCCGGGATCCGTCGCGGGCCGACCCGGATCTCCTCCTCGCACCTGGCCCCGACCCCGGTCGACGCTCCGACACGACCGTCGAGGACGCCAGGTTCGCCCGCCAGAGCGGGAAGTTGTGCAGGTCGGCGACGAAGTCGAACACGTCGGTGGCGGGGCGGTCGATGGTGACGGTCTCGGACATCCGGAACATCAGGGCCGTCCTCGGGGGGTCGTGGCCGGGTTCATGCCGTGGTCAGGATCGTGCGGAGCAGGCGGCGCAGGTCGCGGTGGCCTCGCTCGCCGAGGACCTCGGTCAGGCGCGCCTCGATGCCGTCGATGGTGGCGATGCCCGCGGCGATGCAGTCGTGCCCGCGCGGGGTGAGCATGATCAGCTTGGCGCGACGGTCGGTGGGGTCCGGCGTCCGCACGACGTACCCGAGGTCTTCGAGCTCGTCGACGAGCTCGCCCATCGCCTGCGGCGTCATGTTGGCGCCGCGGGCCAGGTCGGTGAGCCGCGACCCGTCGGGGCTGATCTGGGAGAAGACGGCCGAGTGTGACGGCTTCTGCGGGTAGCCGGAGCCGACGACGCCCTCGACGATCTGGAACCCGAGCAGGCTGTAGGCCTGGCCGAGCATCGAGACGGTGTTGGTCGCCTGGGGGGCTTGTTCGACCCGAGACACAATACTAAGGTTACCTGAAAATCAGGAAACCTTACTGCATGCGACGCCTGTGTCTCGGTGTGTGGGTGGGCGGTGGCGTGATGAGCCGGACGATCGCTGTGGGAGCACTCGGCGGCCTCGCGTGGGCGTGCGGGTTGCGTGGGTGGATGACCCAGGTGACGACCGCACCGTCGACCGTGACCTGGGTCGGGACCTTCCTGTGGATCCTGCTGCCAGGCGTCGCCGTTGGGGCCCTGCTCGGGCTGGCCGAGCAGCTGCGGCGCACGACGGCGAACCCCCGTGGCCGGCTGCTGGTCTGGTCGCCCTTCGCGTTCGCCGGCATCGTGGTGGCGGACCTGATCCAGCACGGTTCGACCCTTCGGGGCGGCATCGGCGGCGGCGCGCTCGCTCTCCCGGTGTTCGGCGTCGCCGGGGCGTACGCCCTGGCGGGTCGTCGCCGATGGGCCCGAGTCGCATGCGGACTCCTGGCCCTCGCGCCCGTGCCCGTCTGGGTGCTCACCGCTCCCCGCTTCGGTGGCCCCTGGCTCAGCATCACGGACCCCGAGGGCGCGTGGGTCGCCCTGTACTTCTGGAGCTTCCTCGCCGTCCTGATGGTGGCGACCGCGGTCCCGCTGCGCATCCCGCCGGGCCGTCGTGAAGGGTCACCGGATCCACTCGACATGAGGGGGCTGCCGAGACACTCCGCAGGAGGCCGACCGTGACGAGGCTGACGTCCCCTGCGCCGGATACGGCGTCCGCCACTTCGGAGACGGGGGCCGACGCGGTTGCCGCCCACCGGAGCAACGCCGCGGTGTGGGCGCTCCGTCTCGCCGGCCTCAGCGCCCTGGTCAACGGAGTCGGCTTCGCAGCGTTCGACATTCCCGCCATCTGGCACCTCGCTCGCGAAGGCACGGTCTGGTACGCCTTCGGCCA
Encoded proteins:
- a CDS encoding DUF4386 family protein is translated as MTTTLTTGLERPRTSARSGGIAAIGQAGCFVVGLALFGGVVAPSGFGDLTTDPAEQVAYLVDHQGLLAVGYAVIYLLFGALLVVQALALHGLLVTRAPLLARVATAFAVVWAALMFAAGMTAIVGADMVATLSGSDPGLASSLLLSLQMVTEGTGGGIELVGGLWLLLVSVAATRAGLLPRWLNALGIVAGVAGVASTVLAVGDVAIAVFVTAAVTWYVGVGGALLRGRVRAAA
- a CDS encoding MarR family winged helix-turn-helix transcriptional regulator, which codes for MSRVEQAPQATNTVSMLGQAYSLLGFQIVEGVVGSGYPQKPSHSAVFSQISPDGSRLTDLARGANMTPQAMGELVDELEDLGYVVRTPDPTDRRAKLIMLTPRGHDCIAAGIATIDGIEARLTEVLGERGHRDLRRLLRTILTTA